The following coding sequences are from one Niveibacterium umoris window:
- a CDS encoding esterase/lipase family protein produces MTTRHSHTGAPHTLHSLIEPRALLEIAALPAGLPLLASAERGDGHPVLLLPGFLGDEGSMIALKIFLRNRGYDVHTWGLGRNLGFQTRQANALQQKIRFMHFKSGRKVSLVGWSLGGLFALYGATAAPECVRSIVTLGSPVTMGAEGSQSPPLVKAIYRLIAHPLGPNGHLAQPKAKDLRQAKTLPIPMSCLYSLSDGVIPPQEATIDGNPEIHENIRVPGSHLGLGFNAVVMNIVADRLSQPEGDWKPFKPTGLGGRLYRLLTHDALPI; encoded by the coding sequence ATGACGACCCGACACAGTCACACCGGTGCGCCGCACACGCTGCATTCGTTGATCGAGCCGCGCGCACTGCTTGAAATCGCCGCCCTGCCGGCGGGCTTGCCCTTGCTGGCGAGCGCCGAGCGCGGCGACGGCCATCCCGTGCTGCTGCTGCCCGGCTTCCTCGGTGACGAGGGCTCGATGATTGCCCTCAAGATCTTCCTGCGGAACCGCGGCTACGACGTCCACACCTGGGGCCTGGGTCGCAACCTGGGGTTCCAGACGCGGCAAGCCAATGCGCTGCAGCAGAAGATCCGCTTCATGCACTTTAAGAGCGGGCGCAAGGTCAGCCTGGTCGGCTGGAGCCTGGGTGGCCTGTTTGCGTTGTACGGCGCCACCGCCGCGCCCGAATGCGTACGTTCGATCGTCACGCTCGGCAGCCCGGTGACGATGGGCGCCGAGGGCAGCCAGTCGCCGCCGCTGGTCAAGGCGATCTACCGATTGATTGCGCATCCGCTGGGTCCGAACGGCCATCTTGCGCAACCGAAAGCGAAGGATCTGCGGCAAGCCAAGACCCTGCCGATTCCGATGAGTTGCCTCTACTCGCTGAGCGACGGTGTCATTCCGCCTCAGGAAGCGACCATCGATGGCAATCCGGAAATCCACGAGAACATCCGCGTGCCGGGGAGCCACCTCGGCCTCGGCTTCAACGCGGTGGTCATGAACATCGTCGCGGATCGGCTGTCTCAACCGGAAGGGGACTGGAAGCCGTTCAAACCGACCGGGCTTGGTGGGCGGCTGTACCGCCTGCTGACCCACGACGCGCTTCCGATCTGA